The Kineothrix sp. IPX-CK genomic interval CCTCATATGTGATGGTATTGGCGGATTATGTAGAGGAGAGCAGGCCAGCGGCTTTGTGTCGGAGCGAATGACCGAATGGTTTTACGCAGAGGCACTCCCTATGATGGCACGATACAAAAAAATGAAAAAAATAAAGCGGGCAGGAATACGAAGCCTATATGCCTGTAACGAAGAAATGAGAAAATTTGCATCTCAGGAGCAGATACAATTTGGAACAACAATCACCATGATGATTTTTTACAAGAAACATTACTTGCTCTGGCACAGCGGGGATACAAGAGCCTACCGCATTTCCCTGAAAAGGAAAATGATTAAAACAAGTAAAGACGAAAGAATGAATTCCCAAGGAGTTCTAAAACGCCTGACCAGAGATCACTCGGCAGATGAGCATATCTTAACGAAATGTATTGGAAGCTTCGTGTGGAAGGAACCGGACAGCCATATAGGAAGAATAAAGAAAAAAAACACCTTTTTGCTCTGTTCCGATGGTTTCCGGCATGTAATCTCAGAGGAAAAGCTAACAGAGACGCTGCTCCCGTCCCATCTCACCTCGAAAGAACAAATAGGACGCAGAATAAAGGAAATTGCTGATTATTCCAAAAGGCGGGGAGAGAAGGATAATATTTCTGCCATAGTTATCAAAACCGGGTAAAGGAGGACAATGTCGTGGAAAATGAATTAGGAAATTTGGAGGAAATACCGGAAGAAAAATATCAGATGGAAGGATTGCAAATAGGAAAATGTAAGATAGAAGAATTTCTGATAGAAAAATATCGTATACAAGAAGAAATCGGAAAAGGGGGAAGCGGAATCGTATATAAGGCACAGGATGAACGCTTAGGACGTACCGTGGCAGTGAAGGAATTTCACGGTGGCAAATATGCAAGAAAAGAAATCGAACTGCTCAAGAAATTGAAACACCAGGCGCTTCCTGATATTTTTGATTATATAGTGGCGGGAGAGAAGAAATATCTTGTCATGGAATACATAGAAGGGGTGACCCTTGAAAGCTATGTGAAGAAATTTGGACCTATCTGTCAAAAGCAGGCACTCGTGTGGGCAGGTGAACTTGCGCAGGTTCTCCATTATCTGCATGGGCGAGGTGAACCGGTAATCTATCGGGATATGAAGCCTTCTAATGTGATGATAAACGATAGGGGCGAAGCCAAGCTTATCGATTTTGGCAGCGCATATTTTAAATATGAGGAGAGGCAGGAACAGATATGCACGGGTACCTACGGCTATGCGGCGCCGGAGCAGTTTGGAAGAAGTGCGGGATCGGTTGTGGATGAGAGGAGTGATGTCTATGGTCTGGGAGCAACCCTTCACTATATGCTTACGGGAAGCGATCCATCTCTGCCTCCTTTTCTGATACAGCCCCTTCGATTTTACAATGCAGCATTGTCACCCGGACTGGAAAAAGTAATTAAGAAGGCAACAGAGAAGGAGAGGGAGAGACGGTATCAGAACATAGCACAAATGGAGGAAGCGCTAAAGAAGCAGAATGGGGCAGACAAGAGGCGGAAGTGGATGTATGCAGTGGCAGGCGTTATTTATTATATATTATTGCTTATCGCAGGGGGTATATTTTTGAACTTGTGGGAGTTATATATAAGATATGGAGAAGAGAGGCTTATCGGCAATGAATGGAAAGTGGAAGTTACAGCGGGAGTTATTATTGCTCTTTGCCTTATAAAAACGGTACTTGGAAGCAGGAGAGCGGGGCCGTGCAAAAAGGTAAGGCAGATAAAGTCTGTTTACCTTTCCGCTAAAAAGAACAGAGGGCTTATGATGATTTTTTGTATCGTAATGGCTTCCTTTCTTCTGGCGGCCCCTTGTATGGCTTCTGAAAAGGATGAGATCTTCCCTGTAGTCATCCGGAACGAAAAGGGACAGAAGTTAATCATCCGGTATGATACTGTGTACAGTCCCCCGGGAGATATGAAATTAGAAGTACCGGCGGACAGTTTTGAAGGCGGGAAAGAATACGAGCTTACTCTTATTTGTACCGAGCTTGATACAAAGGACGAAAGAAGCAGAACTTTTTACTTGAAATTTCCCGCACCTTGACACTAAAATAGGGGTATGATAGACTTCAAGTTATCATACCATCGATTGACTCATGCAAAACTCATGGTTCAGGGCGTGTAAGATCTTGTCAATCGATGGTACAGTTTGTCGGAGAACTCCGGCAGGGAGGTATTCATGTATAGAGATAATACGAAGGTTGTACATATAGGAAATAGGGTGATTGGCGGTGGGAATCCCATTCTGATCCAGTCTATGACAAATACGAGGACAGAGGATGTGGAAGCCACAGTTACGCAGATACACAGGCTGGAGCAGGCGGGCTGCGAAATCATTCGATGCACGGTGCCTACTATGGAGGCGGCGCTTGCTATAAAAGAGATTAAAAAGCAAATATCCATACCTTTAGTAGCCGATATTCATTTCGATTACCGGATGGCGATTGCAGCAATGGAAAACGGTGCGGATAAGATAAGAATCAATCCGGGAAATATCGGGAAAAAGGAAAATGTCGCCGCTGTCGTAACGGTGGCGAAGGAGCGGAATATCCCCATTCGCGTCGGTGTAAACAGCGGCTCTTTGGAAAAGGATCTGATTGAAAAATACGGCGGTGTCACCGCACAGGGAATCGTGGAAAGTGCGCTGGATAAGGTGAAGATGATAGAGGAGCTGGGCTATGATCATCTGGTGATCAGTATCAAATCCTCCGATGTGCTTATGTGCGTAAAGGCCCATGAGATATTGGCTAAGGAGACCGGTTACCCGCTTCACGTAGGAATTACAGAGTCGGGAACGCTCTTAGGAGGAAATATCAAATCGGGAGTGGGGCTTGGCATCATTTTATATCAGGGGATTGGTGATACAATCAGGGTGTCCCTGACCGGTGATCCGGTGGAGGAAATCAAATCGGCGAAACTGATTCTGCGCACGCTGGGGCTTAGAAAAGGTGGGATAGAGGTAGTTTCCTGCCCTACCTGCGGCAGAACGAAAATCGATCTGATCCAGCTTGCCAATGAGGTGGAACAGATGGTCCAGGATATACCGTTAGACATCAAGGTAGCAGTGATGGGCTGTGCGGTAAATGGCCCCGGAGAAGCGAGAGAGGCAGATATCGGTATTGCGGGCGGTACCGGAGAAGGGCTGTTAATCAAAAAGGGCAAAATCGTAAAAAAGGTACCGGAGGATCAGCTTCTTTCCGTATTAAAGGAAGAACTGTTAAATTGGAACAAAGAATAGGGTTGATGAGAGTTGAAAAAGTTTTTTGAGGTTTTCCCGTCGTTACAATTGGAGGATAAGCTGCAGGATTTGTTCGGTCAGGTGGAGGTGGAAAGAATCTCTGCTACTAAGCGAAAGGATTTTTTGCGTATCTATATTTCCAGCGACAGACTTATTCGCAAGGAATATGTTATGAAGGTGGAGGAGTCAATAAAAAAACAGCTCTTCCCCAGCTTTTCCATGACAATAAAGATATATGAAAAATATCATCTGTCGGCACAATATAACCCAGAGAAGTTCATGCATATATATAAGGATAGTATTTTGCTGGAACTTAGAGAATATAGTCCGGTGGAATACAATATCTTCAAGAATGCAGACATTGAATATCCTTCGGAAAATAAAATCAGACTTACCATAGAGGATTCCGTACCGGCGAGAAGCAAGTCTGAGGAGCTGCTCCGTATCTTGGATAAGATATATAATGAGAGGTTCGAATTTCAGGTAGATATTTCCGTAGACTATAAGGAAGGGAAATCTGGAAAATATAAAGAAGAAGATGATCTGAAGATTGCAAGGCAGGTTGCGGATATTGCGGCTAGAGTAGGAGGATTATCTCCCGGCGAGGATGCGCAGAATGAATCGGAGGCAGAGGCTAATTCACCTGCGGAACCTAAGTCAGGCGGTGTGACGAAGCCGATCGAGTCTGGAATGAGGGGAAGTTTCCGCACCGGAAGAAAAGACGGTGATAAGAGTGACTTCAGGAGGGCGGTAAAGCGCTCTGATAATCCGGACGTCTTGTACGGCAGGGACTTTGACGAAGAAGCCATGCCTATAGAAGACATCATTGGCGAAATGGGAGAGGTGACGATCCGCGGCAAGATCATCAACATGGATAAGCGTGAGATAAAGAATGAGAAGACTATTCTTTTTTATGATATTACGGACTTTTCGGATACTCTGACGGTAAAACTGTTTGCGGGCAACGAGCAGGTGGCGGAAATAACGGAAGGAATGAGGCCTGGGGCGTTCGTGAAGCTTAAAGGTATGGCTGTCATCGATAAGTTCGATAACGAATTGACCATAGGCTCTATTAGTGGAGTAAAGAGAATACCGGATTTCACCTCTTCACGGTCGGATAACAGTGCCAGAAAGAGAGTGGAGCTTCATTGTCATACCAAAATGAGTGATATGGACGGCGTTTCTGAGGCGAAGGATATTGTTAAGCGTGCCTATAAGTGGGGACATCCGGCTATCGCCATTACGGACCATGGAGTCGTGCAGTCCTTTCCCGATGCCAATCACGTATGGGAGGATTTGTGGAAGGCAGAGAAGGCGAAACGGAAGGAGGCAGGAGATAAGAATCCCGATAAGCAGGACTTCTTCAAGGTTATTTACGGAATGGAAGCCTATCTGGTAGATGATTTGAAGGAAATCGTGACGGGTGATAAGGGGCAGGATTTCAGCAGCACCTTTGTTGTATTCGATATCGAGACTACGGGCTTTTCTCCGGTACATAACAGAATTATAGAAATTGGCGCAGTGAAGGTAATTGACGGACAGATTGCGGACAGATATTCTGCCTTTGTGAATCCGGATGTGCCGATTCCCTTCGAAATAGAGAAACTGACGGGTATCAACGACGAGATGGTTATGGATTCTCCTATGATCGATGTGATTTTGCCGCAATTTTTTGATTTCTGTGAGGATGCAGTGCTGGTAGCCCATAACGCGAATTTCGATATGAGTTTTATTATAGAAAATGCCAGAAGGTTAGGCTTGGAGAAGGAATTTACTTACGTGGATACGGTAGGCATCGCGAGAATACTTCTGCCGCATCAGGCCAGACATACGTTGGACGCGGTGGCAAAAACACTGGGAATATCCCTTGAAAACCATCATCGTGCAGTGGATGATGCGGAAGCTACCGCAGAAATATTTGTAAAGTTCATTCCGATGCTTAAAGAAGAAGGCGCCGATACGTTAAAGAAAGTTAACGCTCTCGGAGCCTCCAGCCCGGATATTGTAAAGAAGCTTCCCACCTACCATGCGATCATTCTTGCCAAGAACGATACGGGACGGGTTAATTTATATCGTCTTGTTTCGGAATCTCATTTAACTTTTTATAGTAAGAGGCCGAGGGTTCCAAAGAGCTTGCTTCTCAAATATAGAGAAGGCTTGATTCTTGGCAGTGCGTGCGAAGCGGGAGAGCTTTATCGGGCTCTGCTAGACGGCAAGGCGGATGCAGAAATTGCAAGGCTTGTTAATTTCTATGATTATTTGGAGATACAGCCTCTTGGCAACAACAAGTTTATGATCGAGTCGGAGAAGGTAAGGAATATCAACTCCATGGATGATATTATGGACATCAATAAGAAAATCGTGGAGCTTGGAGAGCAGTTTGGAAAGCCGGTGGTAGCGACCTGCGATGTGCATTTCCTCGATCCGGAGGATGAGGTTTACCGACGTATCATTATGGCGGGAAAGGGGTTTTCCGATTCGGATGATCAGGCTCCGCTCTACCTTCGCACTACGGAGGAGATGTTGGAGGAGTTCGAATATCTGGGAAGCGATAAAGCGCAGGAGGTAGTCATTACCAATACGAATCTGATTGCGGATATGGTGGAAACCATGTCTCCGGTAAGACCGGATAAATGCGCACCCATCATTCCTGACAGCGACAAGACGCTGACGGATATTTGCTATAATAAGGCACATGAAATATACGGGGATATGTTGCCGGATATCGTGGAAAAAAGATTGGAGAGGGAACTTCATTCCATTATAACCAACGGCTTCGCAGTAATGTATATCATTGCCCAAAAGCTTGTTTGGAAATCGGTGGAGGATGGGTATCTGGTAGGCTCCAGAGGATCGGTAGGCTCCTCTTTTGTGGCGACTATGGCAGGTATCACGGAGGTAAATCCATTAAGCCCGCACTATTATTGCTCAGAATGCCATTATAATGATTTCTATTCCGAAGAGGTAAAGGCTTATGCGGGGCGGGCGGGCTGTGATATGCCGGATAAGGCATGTCCGGTCTGCGGTGCGCCGCTTAAGAAGGACGGCTTCGATATCCCTTTTGAAACCTTCCTCGGTTTTAAGGGAGACAAGGAGCCGGACATTGACCTTAACTTTTCCGGTGAATACCAGAGTAAGGCACATAAATATACGGAGGTTATCTTCGGAGCGGGGCAGACATACAGGGCCGGGACGATAGGTACCCTGGCGGATAAGACCGCCTTCGGCTATGTGAAGAATTATTTCGAAGAGCGCGGATGGAGAAAGCGTACCTGCGAAATCAACCGCATTGTCGTAGGGTGCACAGGAATTCGAAGAAGTACTGGCCAGCATCCGGGAGGCATTATCGTATTGCCTTTGGGTGAGGATATCAACTCTTTTACGCCTGTGCAGCATCCGGCTAATGATATGACCACGGATACCGTAACGACCCATTTCGATTACCACTCCATAGACCATAACCTATTGAAGCTGGATATTCTTGGGCACGACGATCCTACCATGATTCGTATGCTTCAAGATTTGACAGGAATCGATCCGGTAAAGATTCCTTTGGACGATAAACAGGTCATGTCTCTGTTTAAGAATACGGAGGCACTTGGAATTACGCCCGACCAGATCGGGGGCTGTAAGCTGGGAGCTTTGGGAATACCGGAGTTCGGTACGGAATTCGCCATGCAGATGTTGATCGATACGAAGCCTCAGGCTTTTTCCGATTTGGTCAGAATTGCGGGGCTGGCTCACGGTACGGACGTATGGCTTGGAAATGCACAGACGCTCATTCAGGAAGGAAAGGCGACTATTTCCACGGCAATCTGTACAAGAGACGATATCATGGTCTATTTGATCGGTATGGGAGTGGAGAGCTCTCTGGCGTTTAACATAATGGAGAGCGTGCGGAAAGGAAAGGGCCTGACCGCTCAGATGGAGGAAGCCATGGTGGCTGCGGATGTGCCCGACTGGTATATATGGTCGTGCAAGAAGATCAAGTATATGTTCCCGAAAGCCCATGCGGCGGCATATGTTATGATGGCTTGGCGCATCGCCTATTGTAAGATCAATTATCCCCTTGCTTTTTATGCGGCCTTTTTCAGCATCCGTGCCTCTGCCTTTTCCTATGAGCTGATGTGTCAGGGCAGGGATCACTTGGAGAAAATGATGACGGATTATAAGCGCAGAAGTGATACGCTGTCAAAAAAGGAGCAGGACTCATTCCGTGATATGAAGGTTGTTCAGGAGATGTACGCCAGGGGATTTGAATTCGTTCCTATCGATATTTTTTCCGCACAGTCCCGCCTGTTCCAAGTCGTGGGCGGCAAGCTCATGCCGTCGCTAAATAGCATAGATGGTTTGGGAGAGAAGGCGGCGGACGCCATTGTAGAGGCTGCTAAGGACGGCGCTTTTTTGTCGAAGGACGATTTCAGACAGAGAACGAAGGTCTCCAAAACGGTCATCGAGCTGATGGACACCTTGAATTTGTTAGGTAATCTTCCGGAGTCGAATCAAATAAGTTTATTTGATTTTGTATCCTAAATATTATATAATAAAAGGGAAGTTTTGGTAGTACATAAGACGTCAGATGGAGGGTACATATGTTTAGTCAGATTTTTGGGAGATATTTAGTGGGAAAAAACTTGATTTCGGCGAGTAAGCTGGAAAAGGCATTGGAATATCAGCAGAAGGTCCGCGTAAAAATGGGGCTTATCGCTGTTTCCGAGAAGCTTTTAACCGAAGAAGAAGCGGAAAAAATTAATAAAAGGCAGGCAGGGGAAGATAAGCGCTTCGGCGATATTGCGGTAGAACAGGGTTACCTGACTGAGAATCAGGTAGAGAGGCTTTTAAAGCTTCAGGGTAATCCTTATCTGGTGTTCGTACAGTCGATGACGGAGAATGGCATTATGACGCTTGAGGAAATAGAGAAAGCGATGGAGCTGTACCGGAAAGAGACTGGATTTACGGCTACCGATATCGAGGATTTGAAGAGCGGCGATGCGGATCGTATCGTACCTCTTTTCATAAGGAGCGACGATGAGCGGGCGCAGGCGCTTGCGGGAGTAGCTATCCGCACGGTGATCCGCCTGATAGATTCCAGAATAGCAATCGGCCCCTCCGAGGAAGTCGAAGATTATGAATTCAAAGATATAGCTTTACAGGACGTAAAGGGGGAGTACAATATAACTCTAGGGCTTTCGGGAGAAGAGAACAGTCTGCTTGCAATCGCCAGCGCTTTTGCGAAGGAAGAGTTTACCGAGATGGATCTGTATGCTTTCGACTCGGTATGTGAGTTCATTAACTGTGTAAACGGGCTGTATGCTTCCGCGTTGAGTGTAGAGGGAGTTTCAGTGGATATGGTTCCTCCCATGTTTTATCAGAAGGGAAGAATAAAAGTTGACGGGAAAGCGCTCGTTATCCCTTTATACATTAAGAACAGCAAGATAGAAGTTTTTATTGCGATGGACACAAACCTTAACGTTTCCGTATAACATAGATATATATCAATAGGAGGACATAATTATGGCAAGTATTTTGATTATAGACGATTCGAGGACATCCCGAAAGATTTTGAAGGAAGTGTTGGAGAGCGCAGGACATAAGGTGGTTGGTGAGGCTGCGAACGGAGAAGAAGGAGTCGGTTTATATAGAGAATTGAAGCCGGACTTAGTGACCTTGGATATTACCATGCCGGTGATGAACGGTTTGGAGGCGCTTGAACACTTGATCGAGGAGGACAAGAAGGTGAAGGTTATTATGATTACCGCCGCCGGGCAGAAGGAGAAGATGGTCAAGGCAATTAAGGAAGGTGCTGCCGATTTCATTACCAAGCCTTTCGAGGCGGAACATGTAATCGAAGCGGTAAACCGCTTGTTGGAGCGATGAAATAAGGCGCGAAATGACCGATAAATGGAGGGGAAATTAAAAAGACAGAACAAATACAAAATTTTAAAAAAAAGTGCTTGCATTATTAGTCGTTTTATAATAAAATAAGCAAGTCGGCAAATGAACAGGAAAAAATGTTCGGTTTGTATTCGTTCTGGCTCGTTGGTCAAGCGGTTAAGACGCCGCCCTCTCACGGCGGAATCAGGGGTTCGATTCCCCTACGAGCTGCTTTAATTATTTTTTCGAAAATCCTTGCAATTAGTGTGATGTAGTGCTATAGTATAGGAAGAATATATGTTACTGTTAATTAGAGTGGACTTGCGAGTCCACTCTTTTTGCGGGTAATGATTTTCTGACGGGAATTTCTGATAGAAATTTTCTATCAGAAATTGAGAAAGGAACGGGTGAATAGATGTCCAGAAAAGAAACATATGAAAACAGGACAGAGGAGCTGCTTCGGCCGATAGTGCAGGAAGCTGGCGTAGAGATTTACGATGTGGAATATGTAAAAGAGGGGAGCGATTTTTATCTTCGTGCTTATATCGATAAGCCGGAGGGAGTGAATATTAATGACTGCGAGGCGGTGAGCCGTGCGCTGTCGGATGCGTTAGATGAGAAAGACTTTATAAGCGATGCCTACATTTTGGAAGTGAGCAGTCCGGGGCTTGGAAGAACATTGAAAAAAGATAAGCATTTGGAGAAAAGTATCGGAGAAGAAGTAGAAATTAAAACATATAAGCAGATAGACAAGTGTAAGGAGTTCAAAGGCGTATTGAAAGCATACGATGAGAAATCCGTAACGATAGAGGCTGAGAAGGAACTGGTTTTTGAAAGAACAGATATCGCATTAATCAGATTAGCACTTGATTTTTAGAGAGGATAATCTCGGTACGAGATAGCAGAAAGGAAAAGAGAAAAATGAACAAAGAATTGATGGAAGCATTAGATATTCTGGAGAAGGAAAAGGAAATCAGCAAAGAAACATTGTTTGATGCCATTGAGAATTCATTGATTACAGCCTGCAAAAATCATTTTGGAAAATCGGATAATATCAAAGTTGAAATTAACAGAGAGACCTGCGATTTTCTATGCTATGCGGAGAAAGAAGTAGTGGAGGAAGTAGAGGACGACTGCTGTCAGATTACGCTTGCGGATGCAAAAGAGCTTTCGCAAAAGGCGCAGCTTGGAGACCTTCTTCACGTAGAAATCAAATCCAAGGAATTCGGACGCATTGCAACACAGAATGCGAAGAATGTTATCCTGCAGAAAATAAGAGAAGAAGAAAGAAGCGTTATCTATAATCAGTATTATGAAAAAGAAAAAGATGTGGTAACCGGAATCGTACAACGTTATGTAGGAAAGAACATTAGCATAAACTTAGGGAAAGCGGACGGAATATTGAATGAGACCGAGCAGGTAAAGGGTGAAGTTTTCAAACCTACGGAACGGGTTAAGGTTTATATTTTGGAAGTGAAGAACACGCCTAAGGGACCGAGGATTCTCGTTAGCCGTACCCATCCCGAACTGGTAAAGAGGCTGTTTGAGTCCGAGGTTACGGAGATCAAGGACGGCACGGTTGAAATCAAAAGCATTGCCAGGGAATCGGGGAGCAGAACTAAAATGGCTGTTTGGTCCAATAATCCCAATGTGGATGCTGTAGGTGCATGTGTCGGTTTAAATGGCGCGCGAGTGAATTCCATTGTGGAGGAGCTGCGCGGAGAAAAAATCGACATTATTAACTGGGACGAAAACCCCGGCAATCTCATTCAGAATGCTTTGTCTCCGGCAAAAATCGTTGCGGTATTCGCAGATCCTGATGAAAAGACGGCAAAGGTCGTAGTACCGGATTATCAGCTTTCTCTGGCGATCGGTAAGGAAGGACAGAATGCAAGGCTCGCAGCGAGACTGACCGGATATAAGATAGACATCAAGAGTGAGACGCAGGCGAAGGATTCGCCGGGCTTCCGTTATGAGGATTACGCGGATGAATATGACGAGTATGACGAGGAATATGATGAAGAGTATGACGGCGAGTATGTAGAAGAGGATAGTTTGGAAGAAATTCCGGCAGAAGAATAGAGGGCTTTTGTATCAAATTGATACGATAAGCTTAGAAAGGGCATGATATGGCAAAGAAAATCCCTTTGAGACAATGCGTGGGCTGTGGTGAGATGAAGAGCAAGAAGGAAATGATGCGGGTTTTAAAAACAGCGGAAAACGACATTATTCTCGACGTAACAGGCAAAAAGAATGGAAGGGGTGCTTATGTTTGTATTTCTGAGGAGTGCCTGAAAAAGGCAAGGAAGAATAAAGGGCTTGAGCGGTCTTTTAAAATGAGTATTCCAGACGAGGTTTATGAAAAGCTGGAGAAGGAGTTTAGAGGAGAATGAATAAGATATATTCATTACTCGGCCTCGCTGCCAGATCCAGAAATGTAGTGAGCGGAGAGATAGCAACAGAAAAAGCAGTGAAGACGGGAAGCGCGGTATTGGTAATAGTCAGTAAGGACGCTTCCGATAATACCATAAAAATGTTTCGCAATATGTGTGACTTTTATAATGTGCCGTTTTTTCAATATGGAACGAAAGAGGAACTGGGGCACGCCATGGGTAAAGAAATGCGCTCTTCATTAGCAGTAACAGATAATGGATTTGCACAGTCCATAAAGAAGCATTTGGAAGCATCAGAAGAATAAAACGGAGGTAGTGAGCATGGCGAAAATGAAAGTACATGAGCTTGCGAAAGAATTAGATAAACAGAGTAAAGATATTATCTCTTTTCTACAAGAAAAGGGAATAGAGGCAAAGGCGCCGCAAAGCTCCATCGAGGACGATTCGGTAGCTCTTATAAGAAAACAATTTGGGAAAGAGAGGGCTGAGACGACGAAGCAGGAAGTTGTAAAAGCAGAGCAGGAGACAGCAGATATACCTAAGAAAAAGAAGAAGATTATTTTTGTGAGCAATCCTCACAACAGCAAGATGCCGGGACAAAAGCCCCAGCAGCAGGGCGGAGAGAGAAAAGCAACCTCGGCTCCTGGTAATAGCAATTCGACGAATTCGAATCAGAAAAAGGCTGCAGAGCCATATCGTCCGGTAAAACCGTTGACACCACCCTCGCCTACACCTCCCGTGACGATGGTATCGCCTGCCGGTACACCTAAAAAAGAGACGAAATCGATGCAGGAAGCAGATTCTGTAATTGAGACACAGACAGCGGCAGCAAGACCGACGGAAAGGGATACTTCTGAAAGAAGAAGCTATTCTGATAACCGCAGCGGCAATACGGAGTCTCAAAGAAGAACCGATAATAATAGAAATGACGGCGGAAGCAGACCGTATAATAACAACAGGCCCGACGGCGGAAACAGGCCGTATAATAACAACAGGCCTGACGGTGGGAGCAGACCGTATAATAACAACAGGCCCGACGGCGGAAACAGGCCGTATAATAACAACAGGCCTGACGGCGGAAACAGGCCGTATAATAACAATAATAACAGGCCCGACGGCGGAAGCAGACCGTATAATAACAACAGGCCTGACGGCGGAAACAGGCCGTATAATAACAATAATAACAGGCCCGACGGCGGAAGCAGACCGTATAATAACAACAGACCTGATGGCGGAAACAGACCATATAATAACAACAGGCCCGACAATA includes:
- a CDS encoding response regulator; the encoded protein is MASILIIDDSRTSRKILKEVLESAGHKVVGEAANGEEGVGLYRELKPDLVTLDITMPVMNGLEALEHLIEEDKKVKVIMITAAGQKEKMVKAIKEGAADFITKPFEAEHVIEAVNRLLER
- the rimP gene encoding ribosome maturation factor RimP → MSRKETYENRTEELLRPIVQEAGVEIYDVEYVKEGSDFYLRAYIDKPEGVNINDCEAVSRALSDALDEKDFISDAYILEVSSPGLGRTLKKDKHLEKSIGEEVEIKTYKQIDKCKEFKGVLKAYDEKSVTIEAEKELVFERTDIALIRLALDF
- the nusA gene encoding transcription termination factor NusA yields the protein MNKELMEALDILEKEKEISKETLFDAIENSLITACKNHFGKSDNIKVEINRETCDFLCYAEKEVVEEVEDDCCQITLADAKELSQKAQLGDLLHVEIKSKEFGRIATQNAKNVILQKIREEERSVIYNQYYEKEKDVVTGIVQRYVGKNISINLGKADGILNETEQVKGEVFKPTERVKVYILEVKNTPKGPRILVSRTHPELVKRLFESEVTEIKDGTVEIKSIARESGSRTKMAVWSNNPNVDAVGACVGLNGARVNSIVEELRGEKIDIINWDENPGNLIQNALSPAKIVAVFADPDEKTAKVVVPDYQLSLAIGKEGQNARLAARLTGYKIDIKSETQAKDSPGFRYEDYADEYDEYDEEYDEEYDGEYVEEDSLEEIPAEE
- the rnpM gene encoding RNase P modulator RnpM encodes the protein MAKKIPLRQCVGCGEMKSKKEMMRVLKTAENDIILDVTGKKNGRGAYVCISEECLKKARKNKGLERSFKMSIPDEVYEKLEKEFRGE
- a CDS encoding L7Ae/L30e/S12e/Gadd45 family ribosomal protein; the protein is MNKIYSLLGLAARSRNVVSGEIATEKAVKTGSAVLVIVSKDASDNTIKMFRNMCDFYNVPFFQYGTKEELGHAMGKEMRSSLAVTDNGFAQSIKKHLEASEE